From Woronichinia naegeliana WA131, the proteins below share one genomic window:
- a CDS encoding transposase produces the protein MICSGDGGVPLFMQLGDGNKSDKKVFPQIIKDCQETLNMEGLSVIDGAFYTAENVGMARSIQWLSRVPLKEATETLANISEDQWQQGEQDGYRWQVRASEYGGEQQRWLVVESAQRLQSDNR, from the coding sequence ATGATATGTAGTGGAGATGGTGGTGTCCCTCTCTTTATGCAATTAGGAGATGGCAATAAATCGGATAAAAAGGTGTTTCCCCAGATAATCAAAGACTGTCAAGAAACGTTGAATATGGAAGGTTTATCGGTGATTGATGGAGCTTTTTATACGGCGGAAAATGTGGGCATGGCGAGGTCAATTCAATGGTTAAGTCGTGTCCCTCTGAAAGAAGCCACTGAGACTTTGGCAAATATATCAGAAGACCAATGGCAGCAGGGTGAACAGGACGGTTATCGTTGGCAAGTGAGGGCTTCGGAATATGGGGGTGAACAGCAACGATGGCTTGTGGTCGAAAGTGCTCAACGTCTCCAGTCCGATAATAGGTAG
- a CDS encoding IS1 family transposase, with amino-acid sequence MEAELDEMWGFVKSKKEQRWLWHAIAHKTGEILAYVLSGHKDEAFLRLKELLEPFGITQYYTDGWGAYERHIEPALHEVGKYNTQKIERKHLTLRTRIKRLARKTICFSKSIVMHDIVLGLFINRFEFGCLI; translated from the coding sequence GTGGAAGCAGAACTCGACGAAATGTGGGGTTTTGTGAAGAGCAAAAAAGAGCAAAGATGGTTATGGCACGCTATTGCTCATAAGACAGGTGAGATATTAGCTTATGTTTTGTCTGGTCACAAAGACGAAGCATTTCTAAGGCTAAAAGAGTTGTTAGAACCTTTTGGTATTACTCAATATTATACAGATGGATGGGGGGCTTACGAACGACATATTGAGCCAGCATTGCATGAGGTGGGTAAGTATAATACTCAAAAAATCGAACGAAAGCACTTGACATTAAGAACTCGAATAAAGAGATTAGCGAGAAAAACGATTTGTTTCTCCAAATCTATTGTGATGCACGATATTGTCCTTGGATTATTTATCAATCGCTTTGAATTTGGATGTCTTATTTAG
- a CDS encoding IS1-like element transposase, with the protein MPEVKEKIAEMAMNGSGIRDTARVLRISPSTVISELKKKSLV; encoded by the coding sequence TTGCCAGAAGTAAAGGAAAAGATTGCCGAAATGGCAATGAATGGTAGTGGCATAAGGGATACAGCCCGTGTGCTGAGGATTAGTCCATCAACAGTGATTAGTGAACTAAAAAAAAAGAGTCTAGTTTAG
- a CDS encoding PIN domain-containing protein, which produces MLLDTSGLLCYLHFDEPKHQEAVQFLDNYDGKLLTHNYILAELVALAIARRFPRSPVLEFLSDLLNDPNIETVWVSEKLHKEAMKLLLNRADKTYSLCDAVSFVLMKQRKITHALTTDRHFQQEGFIQLL; this is translated from the coding sequence ATGCTTTTGGATACATCGGGCTTGCTTTGTTATCTTCATTTTGATGAACCCAAACATCAAGAAGCGGTTCAATTTCTTGATAATTATGATGGTAAATTATTAACCCATAACTACATTTTAGCTGAATTAGTAGCCCTAGCAATTGCTCGTCGTTTTCCGCGATCACCAGTCTTAGAATTTTTGTCAGATTTACTCAATGATCCTAATATTGAGACGGTTTGGGTTAGTGAAAAGTTACATAAAGAAGCAATGAAACTGTTGCTTAACAGGGCTGATAAAACCTATTCTTTATGTGATGCCGTTAGTTTTGTCCTAATGAAACAACGAAAGATCACTCACGCATTAACAACTGATCGCCATTTTCAACAAGAGGGATTTATACAGCTTTTATAG
- the clpB gene encoding ATP-dependent chaperone ClpB, whose translation MQPTNPNQFTEKAWEAIARTPDIAKQNKQQQIESEHLFKSLLEQEGLGTSIFNKANISVPRLRDRTDDFIKRQPHVNQPSESVYLGRSLDSLLDRAENYRKEFGDEFISIEHLILAYAKDDRFGKILYQEMGLTEGRLKEIIQQVRGSQKVTDQNPEGKYESLEKYGRDLTQLAREGKLDPVIGRDDEVRRTIQILSRRTKNNPVLIGEPGVGKTAIAEGLAQRIINRDVPDSLRDRKLISLDMGSLIAGAKYRGEFEERLKAVLKEVTESQGNIILFIDEIHTVVGAGATQGAMDAGNLLKPMLARGELRCIGATTLDEYRKYIEKDAALERRFQEVLVDEPDVVDTISILRGLKERYEVHHGVKIADSALVAAAVLSNRYISDRFLPDKAIDLMDESAAKLKMEITSKPEELDEVDRKILQLEMERLSLQRENDPASKERLEKLEKELANLKEDQSKLNGQWQSEKEVIDKIRTVKERIDQVNLEVQQAERDYDLNKAAELRFGQLTELQRQVKTFEDQLAEKQTSGKSLLREEVLESDIAEIISKWTGIPISKLVESEKEKLLHLEDELHDRVIGQEEAVTAVAEAIQRSRAGLSDPNRPTASFIFLGPTGVGKTELAKALAQSLFDTEEAIVRIDMSEYMEKHTVSRLMGAPPGYVGYEEGGQLTEAIRRRPYSVILFDEIEKAHGDVFNVMLQILDDGRLTDAQGHVVDFKNTIIIMTSNLGSQYILDLAGDDSKYEEMRSRVMEVMRENFRPEFLNRVDETIIFHGLKKSELRNIIQIQVKRLEARLTEQKIGLKLSEAAVDFLADIGYDPVYGARPLKRAIQRYLETAIAKALLRSEYQAGDTILVGVESERLSFKPLSKELITV comes from the coding sequence ATGCAACCCACCAATCCCAACCAATTTACCGAAAAAGCCTGGGAAGCGATCGCCCGGACACCCGATATAGCCAAACAAAATAAACAACAACAGATCGAAAGTGAACATTTATTTAAGTCTCTCCTTGAACAGGAAGGACTCGGCACAAGTATCTTTAATAAAGCCAATATTAGTGTTCCCAGACTCCGCGATCGCACCGATGATTTTATTAAACGGCAACCCCATGTTAATCAACCCAGTGAATCCGTTTATCTAGGGCGGAGTTTAGACAGTTTATTAGACCGTGCGGAAAATTATCGTAAAGAATTTGGGGATGAATTTATCTCCATTGAGCACCTAATTTTAGCCTATGCTAAAGATGACCGTTTTGGTAAGATTCTCTATCAGGAAATGGGACTTACCGAAGGGCGATTAAAAGAAATTATTCAACAAGTCAGAGGCAGTCAAAAAGTGACCGATCAAAATCCCGAAGGTAAATACGAATCTCTCGAAAAATACGGGCGCGATTTAACCCAATTAGCCCGTGAAGGTAAACTCGATCCTGTGATTGGTCGAGACGATGAAGTGCGTCGTACCATTCAAATCCTATCTCGTCGTACCAAAAATAATCCCGTTTTAATTGGTGAGCCTGGAGTCGGTAAAACTGCTATTGCCGAAGGATTAGCCCAACGCATTATTAACCGCGATGTTCCCGATTCTCTCCGCGATCGCAAGTTAATTTCTTTGGATATGGGGTCATTAATTGCGGGGGCAAAATATCGCGGTGAATTTGAAGAACGACTCAAAGCGGTATTAAAAGAAGTTACCGAAAGTCAGGGTAATATTATTCTCTTTATTGATGAAATTCATACCGTTGTCGGTGCTGGGGCAACCCAGGGCGCGATGGATGCGGGTAACTTATTAAAACCGATGTTAGCGCGAGGAGAATTGCGTTGTATTGGCGCGACAACTTTGGATGAATATCGTAAATATATTGAGAAAGATGCGGCTTTGGAACGGCGTTTTCAAGAGGTTTTAGTAGATGAACCCGATGTGGTAGATACTATCTCTATTCTACGCGGTTTAAAAGAGCGTTATGAAGTCCATCATGGCGTTAAAATTGCTGATAGTGCTTTAGTGGCGGCGGCGGTTTTATCGAATCGTTATATCAGCGATCGCTTTTTGCCCGATAAAGCTATTGATTTAATGGACGAATCTGCGGCTAAGTTAAAGATGGAAATTACCTCTAAACCAGAGGAATTAGACGAAGTTGATCGTAAAATTTTGCAGTTAGAAATGGAGCGTTTATCTTTACAACGGGAAAATGATCCTGCGTCTAAGGAACGCTTAGAAAAACTAGAAAAAGAGTTAGCTAATCTCAAGGAAGATCAATCAAAACTTAATGGTCAATGGCAATCAGAAAAAGAAGTCATTGATAAAATTCGCACTGTCAAGGAAAGAATTGATCAAGTTAATCTGGAAGTGCAACAGGCCGAACGGGATTACGATCTCAATAAAGCTGCCGAATTACGCTTTGGACAATTAACGGAATTGCAACGCCAAGTTAAAACCTTTGAAGACCAATTAGCAGAGAAACAAACCTCTGGAAAATCTCTTTTACGCGAGGAAGTTTTAGAGTCCGATATTGCCGAAATTATCTCCAAATGGACTGGTATTCCTATCAGTAAATTAGTGGAATCGGAGAAAGAAAAACTCTTACATTTAGAGGATGAATTGCACGATCGCGTTATTGGTCAAGAGGAAGCTGTCACTGCTGTTGCCGAAGCCATTCAGCGATCGCGGGCGGGGCTTTCTGATCCCAATCGTCCCACTGCCAGTTTTATTTTTCTTGGCCCTACAGGGGTGGGTAAAACTGAATTAGCAAAGGCTTTAGCCCAAAGTTTATTTGATACGGAAGAAGCCATTGTTCGGATTGATATGTCCGAGTACATGGAAAAACATACGGTTTCCCGTTTAATGGGTGCGCCTCCAGGCTATGTGGGTTATGAAGAAGGCGGTCAATTAACGGAAGCAATTCGTCGTCGTCCCTATTCGGTAATTCTCTTTGATGAGATTGAAAAAGCTCATGGTGATGTCTTTAATGTGATGTTACAAATCCTCGATGATGGGCGTTTAACCGATGCTCAGGGTCATGTGGTGGACTTCAAAAATACCATCATTATTATGACCAGTAATTTGGGTTCCCAATACATTTTAGACCTGGCGGGGGATGATTCTAAATACGAAGAAATGCGATCGCGGGTCATGGAAGTGATGCGGGAAAATTTCCGTCCAGAATTTCTCAATCGGGTAGATGAAACCATTATTTTTCATGGTCTCAAAAAATCGGAATTACGCAATATTATTCAGATTCAAGTTAAACGCTTAGAAGCCCGTTTAACGGAGCAAAAAATTGGCTTGAAACTCTCTGAAGCGGCGGTAGATTTTCTAGCTGATATTGGTTACGATCCGGTCTATGGGGCGCGACCCTTAAAACGAGCTATTCAACGCTATTTAGAAACAGCGATCGCCAAGGCTCTTTTACGGAGTGAATATCAAGCGGGGGACACGATTTTGGTAGGTGTAGAATCTGAACGTTTAAGCTTCAAGCCTCTTTCTAAGGAGTTAATTACCGTCTAA
- the bioF gene encoding 8-amino-7-oxononanoate synthase: MQTIHKAAWYRSVKPLESPPGPTIQRDGRSLINFASNDYLGLANDPRLKQAAITAIQAWGTGSTGSRLLSGHRSLHSQLETAIADWKRTEAALVFSSGYLANLGTITALVGQRDLILGDQYNHSSLKNGAKLSGAAYREYPHNNLEQLAQYLHQERPHYRRCLILSDGVFSMDGDLCPLPEIIALAQSHNCMVLIDEAHATGVMGKTGSGCREYFHCQTAQIVQMGTLSKALGSLGGYVAGTAQLIDFLRNRAASWIYTTALSPADTAAAIAAIQVIQQEPERLQNLWSNVQYFQTHLASIAHKLLPSHSPILCVELDSPEQALALAQQLQNQGIFAPAIRPPTVPTSRIRFTLMANHTQSQLQQAIKVLKH, from the coding sequence ATGCAAACTATTCATAAAGCCGCTTGGTATCGTTCTGTAAAACCGCTAGAAAGTCCCCCTGGCCCCACGATCCAAAGAGATGGCCGATCGCTGATTAATTTTGCCAGTAATGATTACCTGGGTTTGGCCAATGATCCTCGTCTCAAACAAGCGGCGATCACGGCCATTCAAGCCTGGGGAACTGGCAGTACAGGGTCGAGACTATTAAGCGGCCATCGTTCTCTCCATAGTCAACTGGAAACAGCGATCGCGGACTGGAAACGAACGGAGGCAGCCTTAGTTTTTAGTTCTGGCTATTTAGCTAACTTGGGAACCATTACTGCTCTAGTCGGACAGCGCGATTTAATTCTTGGCGATCAATATAATCATTCCAGTCTTAAAAATGGGGCCAAACTCAGTGGCGCAGCCTATCGAGAATATCCACACAATAATCTTGAACAGTTAGCCCAATATTTGCACCAAGAGCGACCCCATTATCGACGCTGTTTAATCCTCAGTGACGGTGTGTTTAGTATGGATGGCGACCTTTGTCCTTTACCTGAAATCATTGCCCTAGCCCAGTCCCATAACTGTATGGTCTTAATTGACGAAGCCCATGCCACCGGCGTGATGGGAAAAACTGGTTCGGGTTGTCGAGAATATTTTCACTGTCAAACTGCCCAGATTGTGCAAATGGGAACCCTTAGTAAAGCTCTCGGTAGTTTAGGGGGTTATGTCGCTGGAACCGCTCAGTTAATTGACTTTTTACGTAATCGAGCAGCCAGTTGGATTTATACCACAGCCCTTTCTCCCGCAGATACCGCCGCCGCGATCGCCGCCATTCAGGTCATTCAACAGGAACCGGAACGATTACAAAATCTCTGGTCAAATGTGCAATATTTTCAAACCCATTTAGCCTCAATTGCCCATAAACTGTTGCCCTCCCATTCTCCCATTCTTTGTGTAGAACTAGATAGCCCCGAACAAGCTCTCGCCTTGGCCCAACAGTTACAAAATCAAGGCATTTTTGCCCCCGCCATTCGCCCGCCCACTGTTCCCACCAGCCGCATCCGTTTCACCTTAATGGCCAATCATACTCAGTCTCAGCTACAACAGGCGATCAAGGTCTTGAAACATTAA
- a CDS encoding sodium:proton antiporter — MSFESAADAAIQQNLEQFVVVLSVSLTVATLSRIVPWLRKIPYTLLLVIVGLGLAFVDVRLVNLSPQLILEIFLPPLLFEAAWNVRWRDLKSNWFPVTLFTIFGVIISIIIIAFGLSQFTNLTLPTALLVGASLSTTDPVSVVSLFRQLGASKKLSILMEGESLFNDGVAVVAFVLLVSLPFGSELLSLPVILPLFFSFVGIGVGIGCIIGFGISYLTQRFDLPLVEQSLTLVSAYATYLITEELGGSGVIGVVTVGIILGNYGSRNGMNPRTRLLVSEFWDFLAFFVNSIVFLLIGDQVRLASLADNVTVICVGIGAVLVSRFITIFGLSGLSNWLVKSQIGYKEQTVLWWGGLRGSVSVALALSVPASLAQRQEIINTVFGVVLFTLLVQGLTIQGMLERFNLIGDQALKQEYSALLARQSALRRVLDYLDKLAFAGDMNTPLYQPKRVLVEEQLKQIEEELKKQQLAHPNLESLMMEQLEETLLNIEADTYAEFIRSGRLNQDLPPVLQEIFIEKETISS, encoded by the coding sequence ATGAGTTTTGAATCGGCGGCGGACGCAGCTATCCAACAAAATTTAGAGCAATTTGTCGTCGTTTTATCGGTTTCTCTTACGGTCGCAACTCTTTCACGGATTGTTCCTTGGCTACGCAAAATTCCCTATACCCTGCTGCTTGTCATTGTAGGTTTAGGTCTAGCCTTCGTGGATGTGCGCTTAGTTAATCTCTCACCTCAATTGATTCTTGAAATTTTTCTCCCCCCCCTGCTTTTTGAAGCCGCCTGGAACGTGCGCTGGCGAGATTTGAAATCGAATTGGTTTCCCGTCACCCTTTTCACCATTTTTGGTGTCATTATTTCCATCATCATCATCGCCTTTGGTTTAAGTCAATTCACCAACTTAACCCTACCCACCGCCCTTTTAGTCGGAGCCAGTCTTTCTACCACTGACCCCGTTTCAGTCGTTAGTCTCTTTCGGCAATTGGGAGCCAGTAAGAAATTAAGCATTCTCATGGAGGGCGAAAGTTTATTTAACGATGGGGTTGCCGTTGTTGCCTTTGTGCTGCTAGTTAGTCTGCCCTTTGGCTCAGAATTATTATCGTTACCCGTTATTCTGCCGCTATTCTTTAGCTTTGTGGGCATTGGGGTGGGAATTGGCTGCATTATTGGTTTTGGTATTTCCTATCTAACCCAACGTTTTGATCTTCCCCTAGTTGAACAATCTTTGACTTTGGTTTCTGCCTATGCGACCTATCTAATTACGGAAGAATTGGGCGGATCAGGGGTCATCGGTGTGGTGACAGTGGGCATTATTTTGGGGAATTATGGCTCACGCAATGGGATGAATCCCCGCACCCGTTTATTGGTATCGGAATTTTGGGACTTTCTGGCTTTTTTCGTCAATTCCATTGTCTTTCTCTTAATTGGCGATCAGGTTCGACTGGCTAGTTTGGCCGACAATGTGACGGTGATCTGCGTTGGCATTGGAGCCGTTTTAGTCTCTCGCTTCATTACTATTTTCGGCTTAAGTGGACTCAGTAATTGGTTAGTCAAATCCCAAATCGGTTACAAGGAGCAAACGGTTCTTTGGTGGGGAGGATTACGGGGATCGGTTTCAGTGGCACTGGCTCTCAGTGTACCGGCCTCTTTGGCCCAACGTCAGGAGATTATTAATACGGTTTTTGGAGTGGTACTGTTTACGCTGTTGGTGCAGGGTTTGACCATTCAAGGGATGTTAGAACGTTTTAACTTGATTGGCGATCAGGCTTTAAAACAGGAATACTCGGCACTGTTAGCCCGTCAGTCTGCTTTACGGCGAGTCTTGGATTATCTGGATAAATTGGCCTTTGCTGGGGATATGAATACTCCCCTTTATCAGCCGAAAAGAGTATTGGTGGAAGAACAATTAAAACAGATTGAAGAGGAGCTTAAAAAGCAGCAGCTTGCCCATCCTAATTTGGAAAGTTTGATGATGGAACAGTTAGAAGAAACGCTTTTAAATATCGAGGCCGATACCTATGCTGAGTTTATTCGCTCTGGACGTTTAAATCAGGATTTGCCCCCCGTATTGCAAGAGATTTTTATTGAGAAAGAAACCATTTCTTCTTAG
- a CDS encoding DUF3038 domain-containing protein — protein sequence MSSSVRVESVSSNWQDLPLVHSPNEEQLCQIQRRLDVLFLALIALTELEVNLVEQSVQELHLKHFSLELGTAETLSQPRQWGSCLDRPLSLEAARSLVLIICHLAQKHQELLRRAVTLMEQMQEQGKDAAKTALLGEYLGRFRGFYQDYQAIAVVETRDWERFAFKQLIDLMFYGAINGHRRLWLVLLEKVQGWGNETAG from the coding sequence ATGTCGTCTTCGGTTCGCGTTGAGTCGGTTTCCTCTAATTGGCAAGATTTGCCCTTGGTGCATTCCCCCAATGAGGAACAACTCTGTCAGATTCAACGGCGTTTAGATGTTTTGTTTTTGGCGTTGATTGCCCTAACGGAGTTGGAGGTGAATTTAGTTGAGCAAAGTGTACAGGAGTTGCATCTGAAGCATTTTTCCCTAGAACTTGGAACAGCCGAGACCCTTTCCCAGCCTCGCCAATGGGGTTCCTGTCTTGATCGCCCCCTTTCCCTCGAAGCAGCGCGATCTTTGGTACTGATTATTTGTCATTTAGCCCAAAAACATCAGGAACTATTGCGGCGGGCGGTGACGTTGATGGAGCAAATGCAGGAACAAGGAAAGGATGCGGCTAAAACGGCTTTATTGGGAGAGTATTTAGGGCGTTTTCGCGGATTTTATCAAGATTATCAGGCGATCGCTGTAGTGGAAACCAGGGATTGGGAACGGTTTGCATTTAAACAGTTAATTGATTTGATGTTCTATGGTGCGATCAATGGTCATCGCCGTTTATGGTTAGTGTTGTTAGAAAAGGTTCAGGGATGGGGTAATGAAACTGCTGGCTGA
- a CDS encoding DUF4335 domain-containing protein, producing the protein MKLLADRVLHRYTPPTCTLELWAKQSLFGWHSPHFPQDFRFELRFDDPRLSEDRQVTVKGDRVQLDRLCDVVSGYIQNFLEQTCSHHRSTNTPSSACVATVEPLLYAPSDSLSLTPQGLLSHQFCFGLLESPSHVNPLVLLTTSQLLDLTNALEEYGRDLAPKSEERSPTEGKSFWVWTGAALLGLIAVGLAGAGLKVFSPRSVEVGNITPMLPVHTQFTFTEILPPIPPAPSKNPPSNPSLPTSLALRDPLPPPTTIAAASPPPRNPTVNLVVPPARVLPPPPAVPPAPPSQTIMIVPATGNPNLPPPPPGSAMANPFIPPVNSQANLPILPPQGAPIPNFQGQVIPSAPQLPPLAMNSQTPSQSALPPGVKPLVAPTNNNTNLLDTIPQVAEIRNYFQEKWQPPDNLSQTLEYRLRIKSDGSLDQSIPLGKAASLYLSQVPMPNQGQKFVSPLPMPEEQTVRLVLSPNGTVKTFLE; encoded by the coding sequence ATGAAACTGCTGGCTGATCGGGTATTACACCGTTATACACCACCGACTTGTACTTTAGAACTTTGGGCAAAACAATCTCTCTTCGGCTGGCATTCCCCGCATTTTCCCCAGGATTTTCGCTTTGAATTACGTTTTGATGATCCGCGTCTCTCGGAAGATCGTCAAGTAACCGTTAAAGGCGATCGCGTTCAGTTAGATCGATTATGTGATGTGGTTAGTGGTTATATTCAGAATTTTTTAGAGCAAACCTGTAGCCATCATCGGTCGACAAATACACCCTCATCGGCTTGTGTCGCCACTGTCGAACCTTTGCTCTATGCACCGTCTGATTCCCTTTCTTTGACACCCCAGGGATTACTCAGCCATCAATTTTGTTTTGGCCTGCTGGAAAGTCCTTCCCATGTTAACCCCTTAGTCTTGCTGACCACTTCTCAACTGCTCGATCTCACCAATGCCCTAGAAGAATATGGTCGTGACCTCGCACCGAAGTCAGAAGAGCGATCGCCCACAGAAGGAAAAAGTTTTTGGGTTTGGACAGGGGCGGCCCTACTGGGACTCATTGCAGTTGGTTTAGCCGGAGCAGGCCTAAAAGTTTTTTCTCCTCGTTCTGTCGAGGTAGGCAATATTACGCCGATGTTACCGGTTCATACCCAGTTCACCTTTACAGAGATCTTACCGCCCATTCCCCCCGCACCGTCTAAAAACCCACCCTCTAACCCCAGCTTACCCACTAGCCTCGCGCTTCGTGATCCCCTACCGCCTCCTACGACTATTGCCGCCGCCAGTCCTCCTCCTCGTAATCCCACCGTTAATTTAGTGGTTCCTCCCGCTAGAGTTTTACCGCCTCCCCCCGCCGTACCGCCAGCCCCTCCCAGTCAAACCATTATGATCGTCCCAGCAACGGGCAACCCCAATCTACCGCCGCCACCACCAGGCAGTGCGATGGCGAATCCCTTCATTCCGCCTGTCAATTCCCAGGCTAATTTACCTATTTTGCCACCCCAGGGCGCACCAATTCCCAATTTTCAGGGTCAAGTTATCCCCTCTGCCCCCCAGCTTCCCCCCTTGGCCATGAATTCCCAGACTCCCAGCCAATCGGCTCTACCCCCAGGTGTCAAACCGTTAGTTGCCCCCACAAACAATAATACAAACTTGTTAGATACAATTCCCCAGGTAGCAGAAATCAGAAATTATTTTCAAGAGAAATGGCAACCCCCTGATAATTTGAGTCAAACCTTGGAATATCGTCTTCGTATTAAATCCGATGGTTCTCTCGATCAATCTATTCCGTTGGGCAAGGCTGCTAGTCTTTATCTATCCCAAGTGCCGATGCCTAATCAAGGACAAAAATTTGTCTCTCCTTTACCAATGCCAGAAGAACAAACAGTGCGTTTGGTATTAAGTCCGAATGGAACCGTGAAAACATTTCTTGAGTAG
- a CDS encoding helix-turn-helix domain-containing protein encodes MPRLAPKELKLEAKEREHLEKLINRHTTEQQIALRAKIVLLADEGENNREIARKLKISRKMASQWRERWIAGQKSEIYLAGHGLRFSPPESPNAGGL; translated from the coding sequence ATGCCCCGATTAGCCCCCAAAGAGTTAAAGTTGGAAGCAAAAGAACGAGAACATCTAGAAAAACTGATAAATCGTCATACAACAGAGCAGCAAATTGCCTTAAGGGCAAAAATAGTGCTTCTGGCCGATGAGGGAGAAAATAATCGAGAAATTGCTAGAAAATTAAAAATCAGCCGAAAAATGGCAAGTCAATGGAGAGAAAGATGGATAGCAGGACAGAAAAGTGAAATATACTTGGCAGGTCATGGATTGAGATTTTCGCCCCCTGAATCCCCCAATGCTGGGGGACTTTGA
- a CDS encoding helix-turn-helix domain-containing protein, with the protein MRGIEITERIKDAERSGAPAKFKREQILKLFKLACDDPKNYERPISHWTGRELAEELVKQGIVESISPRQVGRLWEEADIKPHQSGYWLNPPLTQILGKK; encoded by the coding sequence GTGCGAGGTATAGAAATAACAGAAAGAATCAAAGATGCTGAACGTAGTGGAGCACCCGCCAAGTTTAAACGCGAACAAATCTTGAAGTTGTTCAAATTAGCCTGTGATGACCCAAAGAATTATGAGCGTCCGATAAGTCACTGGACAGGACGAGAATTAGCCGAGGAATTAGTAAAGCAAGGAATAGTGGAAAGTATATCTCCTCGACAGGTAGGAAGATTATGGGAAGAAGCAGATATTAAACCCCATCAGTCAGGATACTGGCTGAATCCCCCCCTGACCCAAATTTTGGGGAAAAAGTGA